The DNA segment CGTCCCCATGCTGAAAGAACTGGGATTGTACGTAGGAAAATAGATTCCGAATGATGAGCCCCTAGGCTGCACCGGCGCCGTAAAGGAATCTATCTAGCGAGCACGGCTCGCGAGAGGGGGAGGCTCCGACGGCTTTGCTGGCGGAGGGGGCGACGCGAGCCCCAAGAAACAGGAGGTTTGATGCTGGCACACAAAGAAAGAATTCAGGAGATGATGGCGCGATTTAAACTGGACGTGCTGATTGCGTCGCATCCCGAGAACGTGACCTATCTGACCGATTTTGAGAGCAACCATCATTACATGTATCGGTTTCTCGATTGGGAATCTTACGCTATCTATGCGCCCGAGAGAATGGCTGTTCCCACGCTAGTCATTTCTACGGCTGACGCAGCATGGCCCGCGAGGTTCCCAACCTGGGCCTCTGATGTCTTTACGTTTGGTCCCGTGTTTTACCTCCTGGACCCGGAAGGGGAGGTGAGCCACGGAGAGTCGAAATACAGAGAAATCCTTGACCGGCGTGCGAGGAATGCGCTAACAGCGGGAGAGGCAATCGTGAAGGCGTTGAAGGAGCACGGACTGGATAAGCTCCGGATCGGCCTGGACGAAAAGAATGTATCGCCCCGCACCATGGAACGACTGGAGAGTGACCTGGTTGACGCCACAATGGTGGACACATTCGAATTATTCAGAATCATAAGAATGATAAAAACGCCGGATGAAATAGAACGGCTGAAGACTGCCGGAATCAAAAACGAAAGAGCGACCAAGGCTCTGCTCGAAGGAGTAGGTGAAGGGGCGTCGGAGGAAGAACTGATGCAACTTTGCCTGGAGAGCGTTGCGGAAGAAGGTGCTGTCTTTGAGTTCTGCAATACTGCGTCCGGTACTCAGTCATCCATGCCCATACTGTCGT comes from the Syntrophorhabdales bacterium genome and includes:
- a CDS encoding Xaa-Pro peptidase family protein, which translates into the protein MLAHKERIQEMMARFKLDVLIASHPENVTYLTDFESNHHYMYRFLDWESYAIYAPERMAVPTLVISTADAAWPARFPTWASDVFTFGPVFYLLDPEGEVSHGESKYREILDRRARNALTAGEAIVKALKEHGLDKLRIGLDEKNVSPRTMERLESDLVDATMVDTFELFRIIRMIKTPDEIERLKTAGIKNERATKALLEGVGEGASEEELMQLCLESVAEEGAVFEFCNTASGTQSSMPILSYGHFHTPSGYRLKKGDLFKYDVGCIFDKYHADTGGCAVIGAPAEKQAAYHEAIKAGMNKAMEILRPGVLPSQVYQETIATVEKAGLKDYSKRAGFVGHGIGLEARDYPVLRAPVKSTSPYLPGSYDIPIEENMVINVEVPYSALGFGGLQIEYTLLVTKNGCEKLFPQERELLVR